The Camelina sativa cultivar DH55 chromosome 18, Cs, whole genome shotgun sequence DNA window CGGTAGCAATCATTTTTCGTCCTCGCATTACACATAAAGATATAACCAGGTAGCAGCTGCTCATGATGAACCTGAGGTCTCCTTTGTATCACTTTCTCTAATCCAGTGGGTGAGTTCCCATAAGCAGCCAAAAGGTTTCTGTTATACATAGCAGAAGCAGAGTTTTGGGAAGCAGCAACATATGCATTATTAGCATTCGTTTGTTCACCATCAGATAACTCCATCTCCGTCTCCATCGCTTCGGCCATCTCTTTAAACTGTAAACAAGTACGCGAATATGTCACTggaattacaaaaacaaatgtggGATCAAGAAATAGTAATAAATACGTCACACGATCTGGGTTTTGAGAatcaaacggaaaaaaaaaatcaaagagagagatgaaaatgacaaaaagtGACTTACCGGAATTTGAAACCCTAGGACTGAAATTGAGAAATCAGGAAGATTGAATAAGAGAGGTAATATCAGATCAGGTCATAATTAGGTgttgatttttgtatttaagATTAGGATCAACGTGCGAATCTGAATTGATAGAAGAAGTTGGATTCTGTTCTCTATATAAGTATGTTTTTGGTTCATGAAGGTGTCGCGGAGAAGATGACTTTCACAGAGAATCACGTGACAGACGTGTAAGGCTAAATATTTAAATGGGCCAATAACTATCTATTGGGCCTTTATTAAGACCCAAATctttaaacaaaactaatttacCCATCgtaaaaataacaacaattacAGAGAGTTGGAACTTTCTGACACAAGCCGAGACCAGACCAGAGAGTTGGTGTCTTTGATTTGAGAGTTGTGAAATCGATCTCTAGTCTTTGAGTTGATTTAGAGATCAGCTTTTCAGAACATAAAAGCCCTGTAGTTGCCTCTTCCGGAGATCAATCTCTATTTGTGAATTTCAGGTTCGTCGAATTGTGATACGGATGATACTAGGGTTTCTTAGAATTGGTTTGTCTCCTTAGTTTAAGGTTCGTCCAATTCCTGGGTTTCTTCTAGCTCGTGCCAAGATAGGAACCTAGGGTTTGTTCTGTGCTTTCTTCGATTACTGAATCTCATTagctttcttgatttttaatcTTTAAGTTCTATGTTTTGAGTGGAggtcatctttttttcttctgtagaATGTCTTCAAGGGAGAGGATAGGTTCAAAGCATCATAGCAGAGTGAGCCAAGGCATGTCAACTAGTGGGTCATCATTATCAAGGCACCATGAGACCATCTCTTCGGCTTCGGATCCGCGTCATCTTCGAGACCAACGGATCTCTCTTCCCGATATTCTAGAGAACAAGATTGCAGCTCAAGCTGCTGAGATAGACCGGCTCTCAAGTGACAACCGGAAACTAGCTTCAAGCTACGTAGCTCTCAAGGAAGACTTAACCGTGGCTGACCGTGAAGTCCAGGGGCTAAGAGCTCACATCAGAAAGACGGAAACAGACACCGAGATTCAGATCCGGGCGACTCTTGAGAAAATAGCTAAAATGGAGGGTATGATCAAGAACAGAGAGAATATAAGGAGGGAGGTGCAATTAGCTCACATTGAAGCTCATCGGTTGGCCAGAGAACGCGAAGAGCTTGCTTCACAGGTGAAGTTGGTGGTAAAGGAGTTGAAGAAGGTTTGTCTTGAGGCAGAGGGTTTAGAGGCGTCGAGCCAAGAGCTTGAGCGGTTGAAAGAGGAGCACCAGAGATTACGGTAAAAAGAAGAGTCTTTTACATGTCAAGTAACTGTTAACTATTGATCACCAGTTGTTTTAACCATTTGGTTTTTATGTAACAGGAAAGATTTTGAGGAAGAGAAGAGTGGGAACGTAGAGAAACTTGAGCAATTGAAAGAGATGGAGAGGAAAATAATCGGAGCTGTTAAAACGATTGAGAAGCTGCGAAGTGAAATCGCAACCGCAAGGAGCAAAGACGTCTGAGAATTGAATGTGTTTTAGATTTGAGACCAAAGAGGCCGAGGCTGGGGCTCCTCTATTTAGGAAGGGATTACAAGAACCACAATTGTGTTCTCATctttcctaatatatatatatatatatatatatatatatatatatgagctttcctttttttcaaaTCAACCTGTTCCTTTCTGAGAAAATGAGTTAGAGAAGTGTTCAAATGGTCGATCACAACATCTGCTGAGAATATTCTACcacagaaacaaacaagtgTACTCTTAAGCATTCATTACACAAATCCCCAATACTTAAGAAGAGGTCAAGCGACTAGATCGACCTCATCGCGTTGAGGGTAAACCACATCAAGCCTCATCATACTCTTGTACTGATCAGGTACCGGTGCACCACCTTGAACACACATCTCCACAACCGCAGGAGCCTTGCCGTAGAACCTCGTCAAGCTATTATCAAGAACAGAACCATCAGTAGGATCCCTAACATGCCACACATAGTTTGGACCAACCACATCATCAATAGTAGCTTCTTGCCACGCATGCATTCCGTCTCGCATCTGATGCTTTGTCGCTTTACACATCCTCACTTTGTGTCCCTTTGGACCAACCTGAATCTCTGGACAATACCCACAAGTCCACACTTTGTATCTCTCCATCAGTTTCCTGACCCCCAAAACCATTTCAAACCATGACTCCATCGTCTCAATGCTTAATTCCTTcaagctcttcttctcctcaaccTTGCAACGATCATCTTCTTGTAAAAGCTCAACAGTAGAAGTAACTGCAGTCTCTATATTTCCATCACTGACTTTCTCAAAATCTACAATCCGTCCTTCGATGCTGTACACAGGTTTCGATCTTCGCTTTGATGGGAACTTCTCAAGGTCTACACCAGCCTGTATACATAGCTCGAGAACCGCAGAGATCTTAGGGACGGTAAATCTCTCGTCGTGTATAACTCTCGGTTTGACAGCACGGTCATAAAGGTGAAAACTTTTTGGGAACAAGACAACATCGCTCACTCTTCCTCTTTTCCAGACATGAGTCGCACTTCTTGAACCACTACCAGGACCTGTACAAGTCCTGATTTCATGACCTTCCTTGCCAATATGAACCTCAGAGCAGCATCtgaacaaaaacaacacaagtTCTCAAATATATAAgcaaatcaaaagagagaagggagaggAATAGTAATGTAACCTGCAGCGATGAACAGGAACATGGTGAATGATTTTAGAGAGGCCGGAGAGCAAAGAGTTGCGGCATCGGTGAACAGAATGAGCCACGTGGACAAGTTCCGGAACAAGTAAACCGTTATCCGGCGGATCTTCCAGAACTCGACATGGTTGTAGTTTTCTCAGTTGCTTCTCTTCTTTCGCGCGACGAATCAACTCTTTCATCGGAGTCGGATACGGCTTCCTCTCTGATTTATCCTTCCGTGGCTTGGGTACGTCGGCGTAGAGAGGATCGTCATCATCAACAACGACAACTGGAACGTCGTGATTGGTGGTTAGAGATTTAACGGGAGTTGAATAATGAGATTTTCTGATTACGGAGACTGAGATTTGCATTAGCTTTCTTCTCTGCATTTTTGCTCCCAAATGCACATAAGGTGTTCGATAGAATTCCCCAATGGTGAAAAATTgggttttctcagtttttttttttttttttcacatgcCTTGTCACGTGGCTCCCACGTGTACCTTGCTGTTACTTTTGGTTGAGACTCCCGCTTGCCCTctactctgcttcttcttctcgcaaATCAGATTTTGTCTCTCCGAAGCTTTGAAAAAACCCTAGAGAACAAGAAAGCGAAAAGAATCGTTTGCTATGGAGCCTTCTTTCAAGGATGATGAAGAGGGCGCACAACTCTACAGAGATGTTACACGTCACTTCCGTGAAGGAAACTACATCAAGGCATTGGAGATCATTGACGATTTGATTTTAGTCCATGGGGAAGATAAAGACGCATGGCATCTTCGTCTCAAAGAAGGTCACGTATTCTTGGGACTAGCGCAAAAAGCAGAGAGCCCTGACGTGAAAGTCGCATTCTTGTTAGGTTCTGTAGAGTGTCTTTCGGAAGATGATGGGTTATCACCACTTTGTGCGAATTCACTCCACATGTTGGGCAAAAAGCTTGGGTCAGTATTGTATCTCAAGAAGGCTGTGGAGAAAGCAAAACATGGTTTAACTCTTACTTGGGCAGAGAACCCAGCTGAACATGGTCCACTGAGTTTGGAAGATCAAAAAGTACTCGACGAAAAGAATAATGGATTGTTGGAAGTAATCAGAGATGCAGAGTCTCGTATCGCTTCTTCCAAGACTCTTGTTGGTTCTACTATGAAAAACTCTGAACAAAGAGTTTGGGAGTCAAAGAAGAGTCCAGACCCGCGTGAGGATACATTTAAAAGATTGAGGTTATACTGGGTGGGATTGGATGTTAGGATCAAAAGGGACTTTTTGAAAGTAAGCGTTGCAAAGCTTACAAATTTTGTTGTGGGATTAGGATATTACAAAGCGGAGGGACGAGATGCTTTGGAGCAAGTTCTCGCTTCTGCAAAGAAAGACAGAAAATGGTCATTCTGGATATGCCGCACTTTGTGTTCCAAGAAGTTCTCCAGTGCTGAAGAATGTAAGAATCATCTTGAACAACAACACGCTGTAGATTTTAAACTTTCTTCAGAAAAGGATATGGTCAAGAGGATTGGAAAAGACTGGGCTCGTAAGATATCTGTTGGAAGTTGGGAACCAGTAGACGCAGTAGCTGCCGTTGAAATGATCAATAACCGGCTCGCAGATGTGAAAGCTTTTGCATCTAAATCTAAGAGTGGATGGTCCAAAGAATGGCCTATAGCTGTGGATGAAGAGCGGAGTAAGTTACTCAAGGAAATCAAATTGCTCCTTGTCTCGTTTTGCGACAAGAAAATTCTCTCCGGTAGCCTTCGTGACTGGATGATGCGTTTTCCGGTTAAGCATCTAGTGAAACTTGAAGTTTCCCAACAGAGTATTGTTGATTTGCGTTTAGTAGAAACACCTCAGAGTATCTGTTTTCTAGAAAGTCATGAGCTCAGTCAAATCCTAGACTTCCTAAACAACATCAAGTGTGAAAGGAATGATGGTACAGATGCANNNNNNNNNNNNNNNNNNNNNNNNNNNNNNNNNNNNNNNNNNNNNNNNNNNNNNNNNNNNNNNNNNNNNNNNNNNNNNNNNNNNNNNNNNNNNNNNNNNNNNNNNNNNNNNNNNNNNNNNNNNNNNNNNNNNNNNNNNNNNNNNNNNNNNNNNNNNNNNNNNNNNNNNNNNNNNNNNNNNNNNNNNNNNNNNNNNNNNNNNNNNNNNNNNNNNNNNNNNNNNNNNNNNNNNNNNNNNNNNNNNNNNNNNNNNNNNNNNNNNNNNNNNNNNNNNNNNNNNNNNNNNNNNNNNNNNNNNNNNNNNNNNNNNNNNNNNNNNNNNNNNNNNNNNNNNNNNNNNNNNNNNNNNNNNNNNNNNNNNNNNNNNNNNNNNNNNNNNNNNNNNNNNNNNNNNNNNNNNNNNNNNNNNNNNNNNNNNNNNNNNNNNNNNNNNNNNNNN harbors:
- the LOC104762314 gene encoding protein FLX-like 4 — translated: MSSRERIGSKHHSRVSQGMSTSGSSLSRHHETISSASDPRHLRDQRISLPDILENKIAAQAAEIDRLSSDNRKLASSYVALKEDLTVADREVQGLRAHIRKTETDTEIQIRATLEKIAKMEGMIKNRENIRREVQLAHIEAHRLAREREELASQVKLVVKELKKVCLEAEGLEASSQELERLKEEHQRLRKDFEEEKSGNVEKLEQLKEMERKIIGAVKTIEKLRSEIATARSKDV
- the LOC104762313 gene encoding APO protein 3, mitochondrial, encoding MQRRKLMQISVSVIRKSHYSTPVKSLTTNHDVPVVVVDDDDPLYADVPKPRKDKSERKPYPTPMKELIRRAKEEKQLRKLQPCRVLEDPPDNGLLVPELVHVAHSVHRCRNSLLSGLSKIIHHVPVHRCRCCSEVHIGKEGHEIRTCTGPGSGSRSATHVWKRGRVSDVVLFPKSFHLYDRAVKPRVIHDERFTVPKISAVLELCIQAGVDLEKFPSKRRSKPVYSIEGRIVDFEKVSDGNIETAVTSTVELLQEDDRCKVEEKKSLKELSIETMESWFEMVLGVRKLMERYKVWTCGYCPEIQVGPKGHKVRMCKATKHQMRDGMHAWQEATIDDVVGPNYVWHVRDPTDGSVLDNSLTRFYGKAPAVVEMCVQGGAPVPDQYKSMMRLDVVYPQRDEVDLVA